A portion of the Rhodococcus pseudokoreensis genome contains these proteins:
- a CDS encoding cytochrome P450 — protein MQLADVDLYNPDTFVQGVPHEMFATLRREAPVYRHLDERGDPFWCVTRHADIVTVNRDAETYSSWRGATYIDDLAPDDLAGQQLMMLNMDPPDHTALRKIVSKGFTPRRIGQLHDILAERATSIVDAVIERGECDFVVDVASELPLQAIADFLGVPQEDRKLIFDLTNQMIGSSDPEFHREEGQERAAAGQMFAYSLEMFEDRKRHPRDDIATALIQADVHGEKLGELDFNMFFMLLAVAGNETTRNAISHTQLALMEHPDERRKVLEDPSKLDALIEEGLRWATPVMQFRRTVTRDTVLHDVEIAEGDRVVIWHMSGNRDEAVFDDPYTFDIDRPTGHYSQHIAFGGGGHHFCLGANLARAEMKVMLSEILRRMPDMEQTAPAQRLRSNFINGLKHLPVTFTPSSL, from the coding sequence GTGCAGCTCGCCGACGTCGATCTCTACAACCCGGACACCTTCGTGCAGGGCGTGCCCCACGAGATGTTCGCCACGTTGCGGCGCGAGGCCCCCGTCTACCGGCACCTCGACGAGCGCGGCGACCCTTTCTGGTGCGTCACCCGGCATGCGGACATCGTGACGGTGAACCGGGACGCCGAGACGTATTCGTCGTGGCGGGGCGCCACCTACATCGACGATCTGGCCCCCGACGACCTGGCGGGCCAGCAGCTGATGATGCTGAACATGGATCCACCGGACCACACCGCGCTGCGGAAGATCGTGAGCAAGGGCTTCACGCCCCGACGGATCGGCCAGTTGCACGACATTCTCGCGGAGCGCGCCACGAGCATCGTCGACGCGGTGATCGAGCGCGGCGAGTGCGACTTCGTCGTCGACGTCGCATCCGAACTGCCGCTGCAGGCGATCGCCGATTTCCTGGGCGTGCCCCAGGAGGACCGCAAGCTGATCTTCGACCTGACGAATCAGATGATCGGCTCGTCCGATCCCGAATTCCACCGCGAGGAAGGTCAGGAACGCGCGGCGGCCGGCCAGATGTTCGCCTACAGCCTGGAGATGTTCGAGGACCGCAAGCGGCACCCGCGCGACGACATCGCGACCGCTCTCATCCAGGCCGACGTGCACGGCGAGAAGCTCGGCGAACTCGACTTCAACATGTTCTTCATGCTGCTCGCGGTCGCAGGCAACGAGACCACCCGCAACGCGATCTCGCACACCCAGCTGGCGCTGATGGAGCATCCCGACGAGCGCCGCAAGGTGCTCGAGGATCCGTCGAAGCTCGACGCCCTGATCGAGGAGGGGTTGCGATGGGCCACACCGGTCATGCAGTTCCGCCGGACCGTGACCAGGGACACGGTGCTGCACGACGTCGAGATCGCCGAGGGCGACCGGGTGGTCATCTGGCACATGTCGGGGAACCGTGACGAGGCGGTGTTCGACGACCCGTACACGTTCGACATCGACCGGCCCACCGGCCACTACTCCCAGCACATCGCGTTCGGCGGCGGCGGTCACCATTTCTGTCTCGGCGCCAACCTCGCTCGCGCCGAGATGAAGGTGATGCTGAGTGAGATTCTGCGTCGGATGCCGGACATGGAGCAGACGGCGCCGGCCCAGCGGCTGCGCTCCAACTTCATCAACGGGCTCAAGCATCTGCCGGTGACGTTCACACCCTCGTCCCTCTGA
- a CDS encoding TetR/AcrR family transcriptional regulator, giving the protein MSESPSQVISPSKAAARIRAAAVDAFATSGYGGTTTREIAARLDMSPAAMYPHYRSKEELLFAISYEGHTGALDIVKNADLPDESPSTRLQALIGAFASWQATHHAQARVVQYELNALTPEHYRDVVKLRRDITHIVRSVVDAGAASGEFTVPDGEGVTLALMSLCVDICRWFPAGAYTEPEAVADLYAGLAMRLVGAA; this is encoded by the coding sequence ATGAGCGAATCACCCAGCCAGGTGATCAGCCCGTCCAAGGCTGCCGCCCGCATCCGAGCCGCAGCCGTCGACGCCTTTGCTACCAGCGGATACGGCGGCACCACCACTCGCGAGATCGCCGCCCGCCTCGACATGAGCCCGGCCGCGATGTACCCGCACTACCGCTCCAAGGAAGAACTGCTCTTCGCGATCAGTTACGAAGGCCACACCGGCGCACTCGACATCGTGAAGAACGCCGACCTACCCGACGAGTCGCCGTCAACGAGGCTGCAGGCACTGATCGGCGCGTTCGCGAGCTGGCAGGCCACCCACCACGCGCAGGCCCGCGTCGTGCAGTACGAACTCAACGCCCTCACGCCGGAGCACTACCGCGACGTGGTCAAACTCCGCCGCGACATCACCCACATCGTCCGCTCCGTCGTCGACGCCGGCGCGGCATCCGGCGAATTCACCGTCCCCGACGGCGAAGGCGTCACACTCGCCCTCATGTCACTGTGCGTCGACATCTGCCGCTGGTTTCCCGCGGGCGCCTACACCGAACCGGAAGCCGTCGCGGACCTCTACGCCGGCCTCGCGATGCGACTGGTCGGGGCAGCGTAG
- a CDS encoding LON peptidase substrate-binding domain-containing protein, which translates to MTLLPMFPLGSTMLPGQQLPLHVFEPRYQELVRDCLDAPDGPRFGVVLIARGNEVGGGDVRHDVGTIARIESHASIGDGRYELFCRTEERIKVSKWLPDNPYPIAEVDVWPDENTGTQTADYEFPSLIERLEFLYGLLRRLATETGNVPPDVPVIGGFRGSLGTRLYEIATYIPMGDADRLQILAAAGADERLREVSEAIENAIEMVQFRLM; encoded by the coding sequence ATGACTCTGCTCCCCATGTTCCCGCTGGGCTCGACGATGCTGCCCGGTCAGCAGCTCCCCCTCCACGTCTTCGAACCTCGCTACCAGGAACTGGTCCGCGACTGCCTGGACGCACCGGACGGTCCGCGATTCGGGGTGGTGCTCATTGCTCGCGGCAACGAGGTGGGCGGCGGCGACGTGCGCCACGATGTGGGCACGATCGCGCGGATCGAGTCCCACGCGTCGATCGGCGACGGCCGGTACGAGTTGTTCTGCCGCACCGAGGAACGCATCAAGGTGTCGAAGTGGTTGCCGGACAATCCGTATCCGATCGCCGAGGTGGATGTGTGGCCGGATGAGAACACCGGCACCCAGACGGCGGATTACGAATTCCCGTCGCTGATCGAGAGACTCGAATTCCTGTACGGCCTCCTCCGCCGTCTCGCGACGGAGACGGGGAATGTCCCGCCCGATGTTCCGGTCATCGGCGGGTTCCGCGGGTCGCTCGGTACGAGGCTGTACGAGATCGCCACCTACATTCCGATGGGCGACGCCGACCGCCTGCAGATTCTCGCGGCGGCCGGCGCGGACGAGCGCCTGCGGGAAGTTTCCGAGGCGATCGAGAACGCCATCGAAATGGTCCAGTTCCGGCTGATGTGA
- a CDS encoding ESX secretion-associated protein EspG: protein MNWRLTSAQFMYLWEATDLDRMPYPLKYRSAAATEDQYAIQQRELEQWRSALDEPKLVAAIQALRNPQVSVTVLAPSPELDSGIRRRGSIRGRVAVVAEQLRGEPGRGDIRIDAGAESVDGFTDRLLDDLPDCAPGRTPSLTAHPDDVQNRGTGTSVLQNARASDGTRLRGIVGRPRTGIGYICIRGARSGLDEPVLGELTWIDVEADGRYLYHQDDRVHLRSATVRVVRDELSKRVAAALANTSANPSPTRG from the coding sequence ATGAACTGGCGGCTGACGTCAGCCCAATTCATGTACCTTTGGGAGGCAACCGATCTCGACCGGATGCCGTACCCACTGAAGTACCGGTCCGCGGCCGCAACGGAAGACCAGTATGCGATCCAGCAACGCGAACTGGAGCAGTGGCGGTCCGCGCTCGACGAACCGAAACTGGTCGCGGCGATCCAGGCGCTGCGGAACCCACAAGTGTCCGTCACGGTGCTCGCCCCCTCCCCCGAACTCGACTCCGGGATTCGGCGGCGGGGCAGCATCCGGGGCCGGGTCGCCGTCGTCGCCGAACAACTCCGCGGCGAACCGGGCCGCGGCGACATCCGCATCGACGCGGGCGCGGAGAGCGTCGACGGGTTCACCGACCGACTTCTGGACGACCTGCCCGACTGCGCTCCCGGACGAACTCCGTCGCTGACCGCGCACCCCGACGACGTCCAGAACCGAGGCACCGGCACTTCCGTCCTGCAGAATGCCCGAGCCTCCGACGGCACTCGGCTGCGCGGGATCGTCGGCCGACCACGGACCGGGATCGGGTACATCTGCATCCGCGGTGCGCGCAGCGGGCTCGACGAGCCGGTTCTGGGCGAACTGACGTGGATCGATGTGGAAGCGGACGGCCGCTACCTCTATCACCAGGACGACCGTGTCCACCTGCGGTCGGCGACGGTCCGGGTGGTTCGCGACGAGCTGTCGAAACGCGTGGCCGCGGCCCTTGCCAACACCTCTGCCAACCCTTCGCCGACCCGCGGCTGA
- the fabG gene encoding 3-oxoacyl-ACP reductase FabG, translated as MSQERRTAIVTGSARGIGAAVAKRLASDGYAVAVLDLDEAACAGTVDAIKAAGGEALAVGANVADEASVAAAVERVATELGAPTILINNAGITRDNLLFKMTVDDWDAVMNVHLRGAFLMSRAVQKHMVDAKFGRIVNLSSTSALGNRGQVNYSAAKAGMQGFTKTLAFELGKFGVTANAIAPGFIETEMTAATAERVGVGFEDFKKAAASQIPVNRVGQPEDIAHTASFFVSEGAGFVSGQVVYVAGGPKD; from the coding sequence GTGAGCCAGGAACGTAGAACCGCCATCGTCACCGGGTCGGCCAGGGGCATCGGCGCCGCCGTCGCGAAGCGGCTGGCGAGCGACGGGTACGCCGTCGCCGTGCTCGACCTCGACGAGGCCGCGTGCGCCGGCACCGTCGACGCGATCAAGGCCGCGGGCGGCGAAGCCCTGGCCGTGGGCGCGAACGTCGCCGACGAGGCGTCCGTTGCCGCGGCCGTCGAACGGGTGGCGACCGAACTCGGGGCCCCGACGATCCTGATCAACAACGCCGGAATCACCCGCGACAACCTGCTGTTCAAGATGACCGTCGACGACTGGGACGCCGTGATGAACGTGCACCTGCGTGGCGCGTTCCTGATGTCGCGCGCCGTGCAGAAGCACATGGTGGACGCCAAGTTCGGCCGCATCGTGAACCTGTCGAGCACGTCCGCGCTCGGCAACCGCGGCCAGGTCAACTACTCGGCAGCGAAGGCCGGCATGCAGGGCTTCACCAAGACCCTGGCGTTCGAACTCGGCAAGTTCGGGGTCACCGCCAACGCAATCGCCCCCGGATTCATCGAGACCGAGATGACCGCCGCGACCGCCGAGCGGGTGGGTGTCGGCTTCGAAGACTTCAAGAAGGCGGCGGCGTCGCAGATCCCCGTCAACCGCGTCGGGCAGCCCGAGGACATCGCGCACACCGCGTCGTTCTTCGTCAGCGAGGGCGCCGGATTCGTGTCGGGTCAGGTCGTCTACGTCGCCGGTGGACCGAAGGACTGA
- a CDS encoding TetR/AcrR family transcriptional regulator, translated as MTTRTVHEEWDDQPAPSMAATDLLREPPATPRGARTRAALVAAARTVFERSGYLDARLTDITKEANCSTGSFYTYFDNKEQVFAAVLEVAQEDMMHPGMKRVQDTDDPYAVLEASNRAYLEAYRRNAKLMGLLEQVAHIDPAFADLRRQRADAFIARNARGIAELQARGIADKELDPMLASRALSGMVSRLAYNVFVASANGTDGTPVDFDDVVFTTTRIWANGLRFPERS; from the coding sequence ATGACCACGCGCACCGTCCATGAAGAGTGGGACGATCAGCCCGCCCCGTCGATGGCGGCCACCGATCTGCTGCGGGAGCCTCCGGCGACCCCTCGCGGTGCACGCACGCGCGCGGCGTTGGTGGCGGCCGCGCGGACGGTGTTCGAGCGGTCCGGGTACCTCGACGCCAGGCTCACCGACATCACGAAGGAAGCGAACTGCTCGACGGGGTCGTTCTACACGTACTTCGACAACAAGGAGCAGGTCTTCGCCGCCGTCCTCGAGGTCGCGCAGGAAGACATGATGCACCCGGGCATGAAGCGGGTGCAGGACACCGACGACCCCTACGCGGTGCTGGAGGCGAGCAACCGCGCCTACCTGGAGGCTTATCGGCGCAACGCCAAGCTGATGGGGCTGCTCGAGCAGGTGGCGCACATCGATCCGGCGTTCGCGGATCTGCGGCGTCAGCGGGCCGACGCGTTCATCGCGCGCAACGCGCGAGGTATCGCGGAGTTGCAGGCGCGGGGCATCGCCGACAAGGAACTGGATCCGATGCTGGCGTCGCGGGCGTTGTCGGGGATGGTCAGCAGGCTGGCGTACAACGTGTTCGTGGCCAGCGCGAACGGGACCGACGGCACTCCCGTCGACTTCGATGACGTCGTGTTCACCACGACGCGGATCTGGGCGAACGGACTGAGGTTCCCCGAGCGGAGCTGA
- a CDS encoding SDR family NAD(P)-dependent oxidoreductase produces the protein MSVLDKFSLTDRVVVVTGASSGLGVAFAQAAAEAGADVVLAARRTDRLEKTAKLVRAAGREALCVATDIADPAQAQNMIDAAMEKFGRVDVLVNNAGVGTAVPATRETPEQFRQVVDINLNGSYWAAQAAGRVMKPGSAIVNIASVLGLTTAGLPQAAYAASKAGVIGLTRDLAQQWGARKGIRVNAIAPGFFESEMTDQYQDGYLESMKSRLVLGRLGDPEELAATVVWLASDAAAYVTGQTIAVDGGITIT, from the coding sequence ATGTCCGTTCTCGACAAGTTCAGCTTGACCGATCGGGTGGTCGTCGTGACCGGTGCGTCGTCGGGCCTCGGGGTGGCGTTCGCGCAGGCGGCGGCGGAGGCAGGCGCCGACGTGGTGCTGGCTGCGCGCCGCACCGACCGTCTGGAGAAGACCGCCAAACTGGTGCGGGCGGCGGGACGTGAGGCGCTGTGCGTCGCGACGGACATCGCCGACCCGGCGCAGGCGCAGAACATGATCGACGCGGCCATGGAGAAGTTCGGCCGCGTGGACGTTCTCGTCAACAACGCGGGCGTCGGTACGGCCGTCCCCGCGACGAGGGAGACGCCCGAACAGTTCCGGCAGGTCGTCGACATCAACCTGAACGGCTCCTACTGGGCGGCGCAGGCGGCGGGCAGGGTCATGAAGCCGGGCAGCGCGATCGTGAACATCGCGAGCGTGCTGGGCCTCACGACCGCGGGACTTCCGCAGGCCGCGTACGCCGCGAGCAAGGCCGGGGTCATCGGTCTGACCCGCGACCTCGCGCAGCAGTGGGGCGCTCGCAAGGGCATCCGGGTGAATGCGATCGCTCCCGGGTTCTTCGAGTCGGAGATGACCGACCAGTACCAGGACGGGTACCTCGAATCGATGAAATCGCGTCTGGTTCTCGGTCGCCTCGGTGATCCGGAGGAGCTGGCCGCGACCGTGGTCTGGCTCGCGTCGGACGCCGCGGCGTACGTCACCGGTCAGACGATCGCGGTGGACGGCGGCATCACGATCACCTGA
- a CDS encoding HNH endonuclease signature motif containing protein — protein sequence MDAGAVIAFLAELPKLDRDIDDATRIDVLRVLEEVKAACAGVQARVTADLDASIRAERANRNVPLPQRGRGIANQVALARRDSPFRGGRHLGMATALAHEMPCTLALLERGALSEWRATILVRETACLTREDRTALDHLLCGDPATLDGLGDGAVCAKVRAAAAEVDAEAVVRRARKAVSDRRVTSRPAPDTMAYVSALLPVAEGVAVHATLARDADSILAAGDERTRSQIMADLLVSRITGTHHTATTPPITVNLVISDRALLDRGSEPAYVQGYGPVPAELAGHWISEAVQAAIDPDTGDATRVNLRRLYANPQSGALTATESQARCFPAGLARLIDLRDRTCRTPWCDAPIRHHDHIRPRESEGPTTAHNGAGLCAACNYAKQGAGWNATPRQRPGGLHQIEVYTPTGHRYRSTAPPLPKPLPFREVETNSPVERILIEFLNAA from the coding sequence GTGGATGCAGGGGCGGTAATCGCGTTTCTGGCCGAGTTGCCGAAACTCGATCGGGACATCGACGATGCGACGCGCATCGATGTACTCCGCGTGTTGGAAGAAGTGAAGGCCGCATGCGCCGGCGTGCAGGCCCGGGTTACCGCAGACCTCGACGCCTCCATCCGAGCCGAACGAGCGAACCGCAATGTGCCGCTGCCGCAGCGAGGGCGCGGCATCGCCAACCAGGTGGCGCTGGCACGACGGGACTCGCCATTTCGCGGTGGTCGCCACCTCGGCATGGCGACCGCGCTCGCCCACGAGATGCCGTGCACCCTGGCCCTGCTCGAACGAGGGGCGCTCAGCGAATGGCGTGCAACGATCCTCGTCCGCGAAACCGCATGCCTGACCAGAGAGGACCGCACGGCACTCGATCACCTCCTGTGCGGCGACCCGGCGACGCTGGACGGTCTCGGCGACGGGGCGGTGTGCGCGAAAGTCCGCGCGGCCGCCGCAGAAGTCGACGCCGAGGCCGTGGTGCGACGGGCCCGCAAAGCCGTGTCGGATCGGCGGGTCACCTCCCGTCCCGCCCCGGACACCATGGCCTACGTCAGCGCCCTGCTGCCGGTCGCGGAAGGCGTCGCAGTGCACGCCACCCTCGCACGTGACGCCGATTCGATCCTCGCCGCCGGCGACGAACGCACGCGGTCGCAGATCATGGCCGACCTTCTCGTGTCCCGAATCACCGGCACGCACCACACGGCGACGACACCTCCGATCACCGTGAACCTGGTGATCTCCGACCGTGCCCTCCTCGACAGAGGATCCGAACCCGCCTACGTGCAGGGATACGGTCCCGTTCCCGCCGAACTGGCGGGGCACTGGATTTCCGAGGCAGTCCAGGCCGCGATCGATCCGGACACCGGGGATGCGACGCGGGTGAACCTGCGCCGTCTCTACGCCAACCCGCAGTCGGGAGCGCTGACCGCGACCGAGTCCCAGGCCCGTTGCTTCCCCGCCGGGTTGGCGAGGCTGATCGATCTACGCGATCGAACCTGCCGGACACCCTGGTGCGATGCCCCGATCCGGCACCACGACCACATCCGACCCCGCGAAAGCGAGGGCCCGACCACCGCGCACAATGGCGCCGGTCTGTGTGCAGCCTGCAACTACGCCAAGCAGGGCGCAGGGTGGAACGCCACCCCTCGTCAACGGCCCGGAGGTCTGCACCAGATCGAGGTCTACACCCCCACCGGACACCGGTACCGATCGACGGCACCACCACTACCGAAACCATTGCCATTCCGCGAAGTTGAGACCAACTCACCCGTCGAACGCATCCTCATCGAATTCCTCAACGCAGCCTGA
- a CDS encoding acyl-CoA dehydrogenase family protein — MRRTLYGPDHEAFRESVREFVNRNLLPVADKLIAQRFIDREIWLEAGRNGFLGLEVPEAYGGSEAGDYRFNAVLGEELARASAAVSSSFGIHADVVAPYLVQLTTEEQKQRWLPKFCTGELLTAIGMTEPSGGSDLASLKTTAVKDGDDWIINGSKTFITNGYNADLVIVAARTSPEKKSKGITLFAVETGMEGFERGRKLDKVGQHESDTAELFFENVRVPSTNIIGEIDRGFIHMMEMLPQERVGAAVSNIAHAAPILEETIQYAKDRKAFGQPIGSLQWNKFLLADLVTRVEVTQAYVDNCVAAHADGELTAVDAAKAKWWTAQVQNEVLDHCVQLHGGYGFMTEYRAARAWMDARVTKIWAGSNEIMKELIGRDLGL; from the coding sequence ATGCGACGCACCCTGTACGGCCCCGATCACGAGGCGTTCCGCGAATCGGTCCGGGAGTTCGTGAACCGCAACCTGCTGCCGGTGGCAGACAAGCTCATCGCGCAGCGCTTCATCGACCGCGAGATCTGGCTCGAAGCGGGCCGCAACGGCTTCCTCGGCCTCGAGGTCCCCGAGGCGTACGGCGGAAGCGAGGCCGGCGACTACCGGTTCAACGCAGTCCTCGGAGAGGAACTCGCACGCGCAAGCGCCGCAGTGTCGTCGAGCTTCGGTATCCACGCCGACGTCGTCGCGCCCTACCTCGTGCAGCTCACGACCGAGGAGCAGAAGCAGCGCTGGCTGCCCAAGTTCTGCACCGGTGAACTGCTCACCGCGATCGGCATGACCGAGCCCTCCGGTGGTTCCGACCTCGCCTCGCTCAAGACCACCGCGGTCAAGGACGGCGACGACTGGATCATCAACGGTTCCAAGACATTCATCACCAACGGCTACAACGCCGACCTGGTGATCGTCGCCGCCCGCACCAGCCCCGAGAAGAAGTCCAAGGGCATCACCCTGTTCGCCGTCGAGACGGGCATGGAGGGCTTCGAACGTGGACGCAAGCTCGACAAGGTCGGCCAGCACGAGTCCGACACCGCCGAGCTGTTCTTCGAGAACGTGCGGGTGCCGTCGACGAACATCATCGGCGAGATCGACCGCGGATTCATCCACATGATGGAGATGCTGCCGCAGGAGCGTGTCGGCGCCGCCGTCTCGAACATCGCGCACGCCGCGCCGATTCTCGAGGAGACGATCCAGTACGCAAAGGACCGCAAGGCATTCGGGCAGCCCATCGGGTCGCTGCAGTGGAACAAATTCCTGCTCGCCGACCTCGTCACCCGCGTCGAGGTCACCCAGGCCTACGTCGACAACTGCGTCGCCGCACACGCCGACGGCGAGCTGACGGCAGTGGACGCCGCGAAGGCCAAGTGGTGGACTGCTCAGGTGCAGAACGAGGTCCTCGACCACTGCGTGCAGCTGCACGGTGGCTACGGGTTCATGACCGAATACCGTGCCGCGCGTGCGTGGATGGATGCCCGTGTCACCAAGATCTGGGCGGGTTCGAACGAGATCATGAAGGAACTGATCGGCCGCGACCTCGGCCTCTGA
- a CDS encoding DUF3558 domain-containing protein — MNRTREVIGVASVALILVGCSTQATTASAGSDNSEVQPTIRAPRHVDKSDRPQVTFDPCLDIPDSALIEAGYNPATEKNADFTPDEYTFLGCSYKTPQRLYGMNVLSGNITFAEEEEKSREHSTPIEINGRRGLLKFNSGVTNSCDLSMETSYGIFGLTRSIFPDYSGAAPEAEWCAGLEDTARIFERYIPKES; from the coding sequence ATGAATCGCACAAGAGAAGTCATAGGCGTTGCGTCGGTCGCTTTGATCCTCGTTGGCTGCAGCACTCAGGCCACGACGGCATCAGCCGGTTCGGACAACTCTGAAGTACAACCCACAATTCGAGCACCGCGTCATGTCGACAAATCCGATCGCCCGCAAGTCACTTTTGATCCATGCCTGGACATCCCTGACTCAGCGTTGATTGAGGCTGGCTATAACCCTGCGACTGAGAAGAACGCGGACTTCACTCCAGACGAGTACACCTTCCTCGGATGCAGCTATAAGACGCCTCAGCGGCTTTATGGGATGAACGTACTCTCAGGAAACATCACTTTTGCTGAGGAAGAAGAGAAGTCGAGAGAACACTCCACCCCGATCGAAATCAACGGGCGACGAGGACTCTTGAAGTTCAACAGCGGCGTCACAAACTCGTGCGATCTCAGCATGGAAACTTCGTATGGAATCTTCGGCCTCACCCGCAGCATATTTCCCGACTATTCAGGCGCCGCACCGGAAGCAGAATGGTGCGCCGGCTTGGAGGACACGGCCCGCATCTTCGAACGCTATATACCGAAGGAGAGCTAG
- a CDS encoding SDR family oxidoreductase yields MQVAQKVAVVTGGGGGIGSALAERLAAEGAKVVVTDLDGTGLEAIVRRIDADHPGAALAVQADASDDAQIASVIDAAEQAFGPVDLYFANAGVAAGDQLEPDDAVWDLALDVNVRAHIRAARRLVPGWIERGEGYFISTASAAGLLTQIGSAPYSVTKHAAVGFAEWLSVTYGDKGVRVSCLCPMGVNTKLLTDDAALSATAARAVTTAGSVLEPSEVAECVLAAMEAEQFLILPHPEVLEMYRHKGADYDRWIRGMRRYQATLLAQPS; encoded by the coding sequence GTGCAGGTTGCGCAGAAGGTCGCCGTCGTCACCGGTGGCGGCGGTGGAATCGGCAGTGCACTCGCGGAGCGGCTCGCCGCCGAGGGTGCCAAGGTCGTCGTCACCGACCTCGACGGCACCGGGCTGGAAGCGATCGTCCGGAGAATCGACGCCGACCATCCCGGCGCCGCCCTGGCAGTGCAGGCCGACGCGTCCGACGACGCTCAGATCGCGTCGGTCATCGACGCCGCGGAGCAGGCCTTCGGCCCCGTCGACCTCTACTTCGCCAATGCGGGTGTCGCGGCAGGCGACCAACTCGAACCCGACGACGCCGTGTGGGACCTCGCCCTCGACGTGAACGTCCGGGCGCACATCCGGGCCGCCCGCCGCCTCGTTCCCGGCTGGATCGAGCGCGGGGAGGGGTACTTCATCAGCACGGCGTCGGCTGCCGGGCTGCTCACACAGATCGGTTCCGCCCCCTACTCGGTGACCAAGCACGCCGCCGTCGGATTCGCCGAATGGCTGTCGGTCACCTACGGCGACAAGGGCGTCCGCGTCAGCTGCCTGTGCCCGATGGGCGTCAACACCAAACTGCTCACCGACGACGCCGCCCTGTCGGCCACCGCCGCACGCGCCGTCACCACCGCGGGTTCCGTGCTCGAGCCGTCCGAGGTGGCCGAATGCGTGCTCGCCGCAATGGAAGCCGAACAATTCCTGATCCTTCCGCACCCCGAGGTGCTGGAAATGTACCGGCACAAGGGTGCCGACTACGACCGATGGATCCGGGGCATGCGCCGCTATCAGGCGACGCTCCTGGCCCAGCCGTCCTGA
- a CDS encoding DUF309 domain-containing protein, with protein MTDRDRDGTGKPLNARPRDELGRPLPHDAEGVPRVPDDLRLPPDEAITEAQRLLDHGMPFHAHEILEGTWKIAPEDERELWQGLAQLAVGLTHLMRGNKTGARSLLRQGHDRIRHYEVEAPHGLDIAGLLTWSEHLTDEIDRVDPLPATPVPRLRIP; from the coding sequence ATGACCGATCGGGACAGGGACGGGACGGGCAAGCCCCTCAACGCACGCCCCCGCGACGAACTCGGCCGGCCCCTGCCTCACGACGCCGAGGGTGTGCCGCGCGTCCCCGACGACCTGCGGTTACCGCCCGACGAGGCGATCACCGAGGCTCAGCGGCTACTCGACCACGGCATGCCGTTCCACGCCCACGAAATCCTCGAGGGAACGTGGAAGATCGCCCCCGAGGACGAGCGGGAACTGTGGCAGGGGCTCGCGCAGCTCGCGGTGGGTCTCACCCACCTGATGCGGGGCAACAAGACCGGTGCGCGGTCACTGCTGCGCCAGGGCCACGACCGGATCCGGCATTACGAGGTGGAGGCGCCACACGGCCTCGACATCGCCGGCCTCCTGACGTGGTCGGAACACCTGACGGACGAGATCGATCGCGTCGACCCGTTGCCGGCGACGCCCGTACCCCGATTGAGAATCCCCTGA